One genomic region from Fictibacillus marinisediminis encodes:
- a CDS encoding rhodanese-related sulfurtransferase, translated as MSYQVLLFYKYITIQDPEQFAAEHLEFCKSIGLMGRIIVAHEGINGTVSGTTDQTDLYIEHMKNDSRFRDIVFKIEPSETHAFKKMKVKLKREIVNLNLDDDVNPNELTGNHLAPKDFYAAMQQEDVVILDARNTYEYDLGHFKDAIRPDVETFRDLPDWIRQNFSQYKDKKVLTYCTGGIRCEKFSGFLLKEGFQDVSQLEGGIISYGYDEEVKGDLWDGKCYVFDERIAVPVNRAGTEKVVGTCYHCGKPEERYLKCGNPECNKHLLMCEECEHEHKRACSTHCRDHKDNRYVKENRSIEA; from the coding sequence ATGAGTTACCAAGTGCTGCTGTTTTATAAATACATCACGATTCAAGATCCAGAGCAATTTGCTGCTGAGCATCTTGAATTCTGTAAATCGATAGGATTAATGGGAAGGATCATTGTCGCGCATGAAGGGATCAACGGAACGGTATCTGGAACGACCGATCAAACGGACTTATATATAGAGCATATGAAAAATGACAGCCGGTTTCGCGATATCGTATTTAAGATCGAGCCGTCTGAAACCCACGCATTTAAAAAGATGAAAGTTAAATTGAAAAGAGAGATTGTAAACCTAAACTTGGATGACGATGTTAACCCGAATGAGCTGACAGGCAATCATCTTGCGCCAAAAGATTTTTATGCAGCAATGCAGCAGGAGGATGTGGTTATACTCGATGCCAGAAACACCTATGAATATGACCTTGGCCATTTTAAAGACGCCATCCGGCCTGATGTTGAAACGTTCAGAGATTTGCCAGACTGGATCAGGCAAAATTTCAGCCAGTACAAAGACAAGAAAGTGCTGACGTACTGTACCGGAGGCATACGGTGTGAAAAGTTTTCGGGCTTCTTATTAAAAGAAGGGTTTCAGGATGTCTCCCAATTAGAGGGCGGAATCATTTCCTATGGCTATGATGAAGAAGTGAAGGGAGACCTTTGGGACGGAAAATGCTATGTCTTTGATGAGCGCATCGCAGTACCGGTCAACAGAGCAGGTACAGAAAAGGTAGTAGGCACATGCTATCATTGCGGCAAGCCTGAGGAACGCTATTTGAAGTGCGGCAATCCGGAATGCAACAAACACCTGCTCATGTGTGAAGAATGTGAGCACGAGCATAAGCGGGCATGCAGCACTCATTGCCGAGACCATAAGGACAACCGCTATGTAAAAGAAAACCGTTCGATTGAAGCCTAA
- the recU gene encoding Holliday junction resolvase RecU, whose translation MTPINYPNGKKQESTLPQGASKAQSTISYGNRGMTLEEDLNKSNEYYLETGRAVIHKKPTPVQIVNVEYPKRSAAVIKEAYFKLASTTDYNGVYRGKYVDFEAKESKNKTSFPLRNFHEHQIQHMEAITAHGGIAFVILRFSTLNEVYLLDASHLISFWNDQKNGRKSIPKTEIETHGFLVSPGFIPRIDYLKIIDKMYFNH comes from the coding sequence ATGACACCCATCAATTATCCGAATGGAAAAAAGCAGGAGTCTACCCTGCCGCAGGGCGCTTCTAAAGCCCAAAGCACCATTTCCTACGGCAACAGGGGCATGACTCTTGAAGAAGACTTGAATAAAAGCAATGAGTATTATCTGGAAACCGGCAGAGCCGTCATCCATAAAAAACCGACCCCTGTTCAGATTGTCAATGTTGAATATCCAAAACGTTCAGCTGCGGTCATAAAAGAAGCTTATTTTAAACTCGCTTCCACGACCGATTACAACGGCGTATACCGGGGGAAGTATGTTGATTTTGAAGCGAAGGAATCGAAAAACAAGACCTCCTTTCCGCTCCGCAACTTCCATGAACATCAGATTCAGCACATGGAAGCAATCACGGCGCACGGCGGCATTGCATTCGTGATCCTGCGGTTCTCTACACTGAACGAAGTCTATCTGCTTGACGCTTCACACCTGATCTCATTCTGGAACGATCAAAAGAACGGTAGGAAATCGATACCGAAAACTGAAATAGAAACGCACGGATTCCTTGTTTCCCCGGGTTTTATCCCCAGAATTGACTATTTAAAAATTATTGATAAAATGTACTTCAATCACTAG
- a CDS encoding PBP1A family penicillin-binding protein encodes MSNEYRSRQERRQASGGGNNPPKKKKRFPLFKAIISFLIIMFLIGTATVGVIMAKSPKLDPEKLKTPLSSQIYDKDGKKVSSLFSEENRVKAGIADIPPNVRDAFVSVEDVRFYKHPGVDVRRIFGAALANLTGGFGSEGGSTITQQVVKNTILTNQKSLTRKIQEAYLAIKLEQKYSKEQILEMYLNKIYFGHGAYGIGTAAKTYFDADKLDQLKLHQVALLAGLPKAPSNYDPLTHPKEAEQRRNVVLGQMQKYGFITKAEADKAKATPVTDGLRKGKLQETRVHEAYLQQVIKDLHKIKGMEDVDVFADGLKIYTNMDTKAQETTEDVLQNASFLRNENKKLQSGIAIVDTKTGGIRAIGSGRDENLMSAYYASGNPRQPGSTIKPILDYGPAIDSMKWDTGHILKDTPITINGATINNFNNEQFGEVTMRKALEKSENTPAVRTFLEVGESKAVDFANKLGIKIDSAPPAYAIGGFQKGITPLNLAGAYAAFGNEGVYTEPTTIRKIEFPNGQVVKPETKPVAAMKDYTAYMITDMLKGVMRSGTGIMANVPGLNIAGKTGTTNLPKEIRDQYGIPKSATNDAWMAGYTSSYSAAVWTGYNKYKDEDGVHYLDTNQKNYSKLIFKEVMSRLNHSNTDFQKPNSVVDVTLEKGTHKKASEFTPDDQKTTELFVRGTEPSEVSNKYEKPASIEGLTAKYDDKSKSIDVKWTYKGGKGKTVYKVAANVDGAAAAEQTISDKKFTVPNAEPGKTYTFQVTAVETDTGKESDPAQTSVTVPGEQQPPAEGQTPDHGNNPGQGNNPGQGQEGSKPGTNPGDNTNPGQGNNGQPDQGGGQQGGGTEPQNPPGQGQQDQQQRKQEKKQQQEQGGFPSLPDLNQ; translated from the coding sequence ATGTCTAATGAATACCGCAGCAGGCAGGAACGCAGACAGGCTTCCGGTGGAGGCAATAATCCGCCCAAGAAGAAAAAGAGGTTCCCGCTCTTTAAAGCTATCATCTCGTTCTTGATCATCATGTTCCTCATTGGGACAGCAACTGTCGGGGTCATCATGGCGAAATCCCCAAAACTCGACCCTGAAAAACTGAAGACCCCTTTATCTTCCCAGATCTACGATAAAGACGGAAAAAAAGTCAGCTCCCTCTTTTCTGAAGAGAATCGGGTAAAAGCAGGAATCGCAGATATTCCGCCTAATGTTAGAGATGCATTCGTATCCGTTGAGGATGTGCGCTTCTATAAGCATCCGGGTGTCGACGTGCGCCGGATTTTCGGAGCAGCACTCGCCAACCTGACAGGCGGTTTTGGTTCTGAAGGGGGAAGCACAATCACCCAGCAGGTCGTAAAAAACACGATCCTCACCAATCAAAAATCGCTGACGCGTAAAATTCAGGAAGCGTACCTGGCGATCAAACTCGAACAGAAGTACTCTAAGGAGCAGATCCTGGAGATGTACTTGAATAAGATTTATTTCGGCCATGGTGCCTATGGCATCGGAACAGCTGCTAAAACCTATTTTGATGCGGACAAACTTGATCAGCTTAAGCTTCATCAAGTAGCCCTGCTCGCCGGACTTCCAAAAGCCCCGAGCAACTATGACCCGCTCACGCATCCAAAAGAAGCAGAGCAGCGCCGAAACGTTGTATTAGGACAGATGCAAAAGTATGGTTTCATCACAAAGGCCGAAGCGGATAAAGCAAAAGCCACTCCGGTAACAGACGGCCTGCGTAAAGGAAAGCTGCAGGAAACACGGGTTCACGAAGCTTACCTGCAGCAAGTTATCAAAGACCTTCATAAAATTAAAGGCATGGAAGATGTCGATGTCTTTGCCGATGGTCTGAAAATCTACACGAACATGGATACAAAAGCTCAGGAAACAACGGAGGATGTGCTTCAGAACGCCTCGTTCCTGCGTAATGAGAATAAGAAGCTTCAATCCGGTATTGCGATTGTTGATACGAAGACCGGTGGAATCCGGGCGATCGGCAGCGGACGCGATGAGAACCTGATGAGCGCCTACTATGCTTCTGGAAATCCAAGGCAGCCGGGATCTACGATCAAACCGATCCTTGACTACGGCCCTGCGATCGACAGCATGAAGTGGGATACCGGGCACATTCTGAAAGATACACCGATTACAATCAATGGAGCGACCATCAATAACTTCAATAATGAACAATTTGGAGAGGTAACGATGCGTAAGGCTCTAGAAAAATCGGAGAATACACCTGCCGTCCGAACATTCCTTGAAGTCGGCGAGAGCAAAGCAGTCGATTTCGCCAATAAGCTTGGTATCAAGATTGACTCTGCACCTCCAGCTTATGCGATCGGCGGATTCCAAAAAGGGATCACCCCACTTAACCTTGCGGGTGCCTATGCCGCTTTCGGAAATGAAGGCGTCTATACCGAACCGACAACAATAAGGAAGATTGAGTTCCCGAACGGACAGGTTGTAAAACCAGAAACTAAACCAGTCGCTGCGATGAAGGATTATACTGCTTATATGATCACCGATATGCTGAAAGGCGTCATGAGAAGCGGTACAGGAATTATGGCGAACGTCCCAGGCCTTAATATCGCCGGTAAAACGGGAACGACCAACCTTCCGAAGGAAATCCGAGACCAGTATGGCATCCCTAAGAGTGCAACGAACGATGCGTGGATGGCAGGATATACAAGCTCCTATTCCGCTGCTGTTTGGACCGGATACAACAAATACAAAGATGAAGACGGCGTTCACTATCTCGACACGAATCAAAAAAACTATTCCAAGTTAATCTTTAAAGAAGTGATGAGCCGCTTAAATCACAGCAACACAGACTTCCAGAAACCGAACTCTGTTGTAGATGTAACACTTGAAAAAGGAACACATAAAAAAGCAAGCGAATTTACACCTGATGATCAGAAAACGACCGAATTGTTTGTTCGCGGAACGGAACCAAGCGAAGTTTCTAACAAGTATGAGAAACCAGCTTCGATTGAAGGCCTGACCGCCAAGTACGATGATAAGAGCAAGTCCATTGATGTGAAATGGACTTACAAAGGCGGCAAGGGCAAAACGGTCTATAAGGTAGCGGCGAACGTTGACGGCGCAGCTGCTGCTGAACAGACCATCAGCGACAAGAAATTCACCGTGCCAAACGCAGAACCTGGCAAGACGTATACCTTCCAGGTCACAGCGGTTGAAACCGATACAGGGAAAGAGAGCGACCCTGCTCAAACATCCGTAACCGTACCAGGTGAACAGCAGCCGCCTGCCGAAGGACAAACGCCTGATCATGGGAATAACCCTGGACAAGGGAACAACCCTGGACAAGGGCAGGAAGGCAGCAAGCCAGGAACAAATCCTGGAGACAACACCAATCCTGGACAGGGAAACAACGGCCAGCCTGATCAGGGCGGAGGCCAGCAAGGAGGCGGAACGGAGCCTCAGAATCCGCCAGGACAAGGACAGCAGGATCAGCAACAACGAAAACAAGAAAAGAAACAGCAACAAGAACAAGGCGGTTTCCCTTCCCTTCCAGACTTAAATCAATAA
- a CDS encoding YppE family protein — MDRLNQLTRELLDANREAFDQYIENTKKEGYEVDFYGEVKPFTDRIRAMAEEWKNLSLPWVAANQPKYIHVNQINDTFDNLQFIAVFAFQPDTKEKRFTEMVKSIDYVLSTMLERLHS; from the coding sequence ATGGATCGCTTAAATCAATTAACGAGAGAGCTTTTAGATGCCAATCGGGAAGCTTTTGATCAGTATATCGAAAATACAAAAAAAGAAGGCTATGAAGTAGACTTTTATGGAGAGGTCAAGCCGTTTACCGACCGGATCCGCGCGATGGCGGAAGAGTGGAAGAACCTTTCCTTGCCATGGGTAGCCGCTAACCAGCCAAAATATATTCACGTTAACCAGATTAATGACACGTTTGATAACTTACAGTTTATTGCGGTATTTGCATTTCAGCCGGATACGAAGGAGAAACGGTTCACCGAGATGGTCAAATCCATCGATTACGTCCTGAGTACCATGCTGGAACGGCTGCATTCGTAA
- a CDS encoding MerR family transcriptional regulator, which yields MEMVFKTKTVSEELGVNPTTIQRWVKHFNLTCQKNDHGHYLFSEQDIEDLREIKKQLDAGLLMNDIQIAAQVKSPVAPVKAQRFDERFESLMAQIEKLEKKIEEKADDVLSYQVLQHATEMDDMMKRLIKIEEKIEDIEVKLLKMPQGTEETAGYKKPRRNWLVSLFTL from the coding sequence ATGGAAATGGTGTTTAAAACAAAAACGGTTTCGGAAGAACTTGGTGTCAATCCCACTACCATTCAGCGCTGGGTCAAACATTTCAATCTTACTTGCCAAAAAAATGACCATGGTCATTATCTGTTCTCTGAGCAAGACATAGAAGATTTGCGTGAGATAAAAAAGCAGCTGGACGCCGGGCTTCTCATGAACGATATCCAGATCGCTGCTCAGGTAAAATCTCCAGTGGCTCCGGTGAAGGCCCAGAGGTTTGATGAACGATTCGAGAGTCTGATGGCACAGATCGAAAAGCTGGAAAAAAAGATCGAAGAAAAGGCAGACGACGTATTGTCCTATCAAGTTCTTCAGCATGCTACAGAGATGGATGACATGATGAAGCGTCTGATCAAAATTGAAGAGAAGATTGAAGATATCGAAGTGAAGCTGCTGAAGATGCCGCAGGGCACAGAAGAGACCGCTGGATATAAAAAACCCCGGAGGAATTGGCTCGTGAGTCTTTTTACCCTTTAA
- a CDS encoding DUF2515 family protein, protein MSQEQKWIESELIREIQLKTEKGNRDNISRTVFYQQFYEKHPEVKWSFLASIVSRNAGYNMCDLEGEWMRRSIHPKYRHLLFFTYERANWLIFSDAYPQLLLYEKSKETGRPLFSLLPMLNVSKFMQREWLRFWSMGDEERLWTSLIINEQHLIQRPVIDHPVYRRRVFLSMPYRLQNWLHFSTVLFPTLEGDVFGFSVHGFRTIKNRILLGRRLAWLLFQSPYQTLFYDFAQMTPHTGSRRDYEQYVYPNRERLPQLLRLIYPLVDHGRPSLPDWSKRVKNLDTYYRSFSIPRQINLTEWYHKKELELQIGILLEELLFKDRNLE, encoded by the coding sequence TTGAGCCAGGAACAAAAATGGATAGAATCAGAGCTGATCCGAGAGATTCAGCTAAAAACAGAAAAAGGGAACCGAGATAATATTTCACGTACCGTATTTTATCAGCAGTTTTATGAAAAACACCCAGAGGTCAAATGGTCTTTTCTGGCTTCCATCGTATCAAGAAATGCTGGTTACAACATGTGTGACCTGGAGGGTGAATGGATGAGGAGATCCATTCACCCAAAATACCGCCATCTGCTTTTTTTTACGTATGAGCGGGCGAATTGGCTGATTTTTTCGGATGCCTATCCGCAGCTCCTTCTTTATGAAAAAAGCAAAGAGACCGGCCGGCCGTTGTTCTCACTGCTTCCGATGCTCAATGTTTCTAAGTTTATGCAGAGAGAGTGGCTTCGGTTTTGGTCAATGGGAGACGAAGAGAGGCTATGGACATCGTTGATCATCAATGAACAGCATCTGATCCAGCGCCCGGTCATCGATCATCCTGTTTATCGCCGGAGAGTTTTTCTTTCCATGCCCTATCGGCTCCAGAATTGGCTCCATTTCAGTACAGTTTTGTTTCCGACATTAGAGGGAGATGTGTTCGGCTTTTCTGTACACGGTTTCCGTACGATTAAAAATCGCATTCTGCTCGGAAGAAGGCTCGCATGGCTGCTGTTTCAATCTCCGTATCAGACATTGTTTTATGATTTTGCACAGATGACTCCCCATACAGGCTCACGCCGCGATTATGAGCAGTACGTCTATCCGAACCGCGAAAGGCTGCCGCAGCTGCTCCGTCTGATTTATCCGCTCGTAGATCACGGCCGGCCGTCCCTGCCGGACTGGAGTAAACGAGTAAAGAACCTGGATACCTATTATCGATCCTTTTCTATCCCTCGGCAAATCAACCTGACGGAGTGGTACCACAAAAAAGAGCTGGAGCTTCAGATCGGAATCCTATTGGAAGAACTGCTGTTTAAAGATAGGAATTTGGAATGA
- a CDS encoding metallophosphoesterase family protein, protein MKIVVIADTHMPKKSKKLPERLLCDLETADLIIHAGDWQTLDLYNELQSYAPVKGVTGNVDGLEMKELLSEKLILEINGYKIGIVHGHGKKQTTEKRAITAFQDEKVDCIIFGHSHIPKNYMFNEILMFNPGSPTDKRREKYFSHGILSIDQELKAKHIFYKDKI, encoded by the coding sequence ATGAAAATTGTCGTGATAGCTGATACCCATATGCCCAAAAAGTCCAAAAAGCTGCCTGAAAGGCTCCTGTGTGACCTGGAAACTGCCGACCTCATTATCCATGCTGGCGACTGGCAGACGTTAGATTTATACAATGAGCTGCAATCCTATGCACCTGTCAAAGGAGTGACAGGAAATGTGGATGGACTGGAAATGAAAGAACTTCTAAGTGAGAAACTCATCCTTGAAATCAATGGATACAAAATAGGCATTGTTCATGGACATGGAAAGAAACAGACGACTGAGAAAAGAGCGATCACTGCTTTTCAGGATGAAAAAGTGGACTGCATCATTTTTGGCCACTCTCATATTCCTAAGAACTATATGTTTAATGAGATTCTTATGTTCAACCCAGGTTCACCAACTGATAAACGTAGAGAAAAATATTTTTCTCACGGCATCCTTTCAATTGATCAGGAACTAAAAGCTAAGCATATCTTTTATAAAGATAAAATTTAA
- a CDS encoding glutaredoxin family protein, with protein sequence MEQKVIIYTQETCPPCFAEKEWLKSNNISFEERDIRKNSQYMNEVIGYGASATPVTVIIKDGSQEVVMGFKQEELQSILAID encoded by the coding sequence ATGGAGCAAAAGGTGATCATCTATACACAGGAAACCTGCCCGCCATGCTTTGCAGAGAAAGAATGGCTAAAATCAAATAACATTTCATTCGAGGAAAGAGATATTCGAAAGAATTCCCAATATATGAATGAAGTCATCGGTTATGGAGCAAGTGCTACTCCTGTTACCGTGATTATAAAGGATGGTTCCCAGGAAGTTGTGATGGGCTTCAAGCAGGAGGAACTGCAGTCCATTCTTGCGATCGATTAA
- a CDS encoding LysM peptidoglycan-binding domain-containing protein yields the protein MFFKTAALSLTAFLSMTTATFAASPYTAKPGDSIYKIAQAHQTSVKTIMNMNLLHQTMIYPGQVIYIPDHLALYTVRFGDTLYTISKKYGQSIQALILENPQIKNPSLLYPGQTIELPASNKTESQTFSQSAPSQQVNVSANAKEVASLVNQERNKQGLSPLTLSQKLSNVAQIKAKDMVERNYFSHTSPTYGSPFDMMKTFGISYTAAGENIAEGQRSPQQVMQDWMNSTGHRENILSSKYSQIGVGYYNGAWVQMFIR from the coding sequence ATGTTTTTTAAAACGGCCGCATTAAGTCTTACCGCTTTTCTGAGTATGACGACTGCCACTTTTGCAGCAAGTCCATATACTGCAAAGCCGGGAGACTCCATCTATAAAATTGCTCAAGCCCATCAGACAAGCGTTAAAACTATAATGAATATGAATCTATTGCACCAAACGATGATCTATCCTGGACAAGTCATTTATATTCCTGATCATTTAGCATTATATACCGTCCGCTTCGGAGACACCCTTTATACCATCTCAAAAAAATATGGACAAAGCATCCAAGCTTTGATTCTGGAAAATCCGCAAATCAAGAATCCCAGCTTGCTATATCCCGGGCAAACGATTGAGCTTCCAGCAAGCAACAAAACAGAAAGTCAGACTTTCAGCCAATCGGCTCCAAGCCAGCAGGTTAATGTAAGCGCTAACGCCAAAGAAGTGGCCAGCCTCGTTAACCAGGAACGGAACAAACAAGGGCTCTCTCCGCTTACTCTCAGCCAGAAACTAAGCAATGTCGCCCAGATCAAAGCAAAAGATATGGTGGAACGGAATTATTTCTCCCACACCTCACCAACTTACGGCTCGCCTTTTGACATGATGAAAACATTCGGCATCTCTTATACAGCCGCCGGTGAGAACATCGCTGAAGGGCAACGTTCCCCCCAGCAAGTGATGCAGGACTGGATGAACAGTACAGGTCACCGTGAAAACATTTTAAGCAGCAAGTATAGCCAGATTGGCGTCGGGTACTACAATGGTGCCTGGGTCCAAATGTTTATTCGATAA
- a CDS encoding DEAD/DEAH box helicase → MTTQLKELHPFLQENWENAGFETLTPVQEQMLPSMLGRKDLIVESPTGTGKTLAYCLPVLQNIDSSSSSVQAVVIAPTKELVMQIHTVFQEYAQGSGISGTTLIGGVNVQRQIDKLKKKPQYIIGTPGRILELYKNKKLKLHEVKTIIVDEADVVYDMELMDEVQNIVKGTMKDRQLVFVSATISKKSEELAKEWMNEPLFIKVERDSSAAKKVQNLYLISERRDKIDNLRRIIRHHSNMKAIVFFGDSMRLEEIAAKMAYRGITVGVISGQASKQERQKVMREFRASDHALLLSTDLAARGLDISGLTHVIHFDLADSEKQYIHRSGRTGRMGQEGTIISLVTEREENVLVKWAKKMDTDPQKMVFKRDHLVPQSHSTQQKTDKKRPPKKSAPQRTQNFTKKKGK, encoded by the coding sequence ATGACTACACAATTAAAGGAGTTGCATCCTTTCCTGCAAGAGAATTGGGAAAATGCGGGGTTTGAAACACTGACTCCCGTACAGGAGCAGATGCTGCCGAGTATGTTAGGAAGAAAAGACTTAATCGTTGAATCTCCGACTGGAACAGGCAAGACACTGGCTTACTGTCTGCCGGTATTGCAAAACATAGACAGCAGTTCATCTTCTGTACAGGCAGTGGTCATTGCGCCAACAAAAGAACTGGTCATGCAGATTCATACCGTTTTCCAGGAATATGCTCAAGGAAGCGGAATCTCAGGAACAACACTGATCGGCGGAGTAAACGTACAGCGGCAGATCGATAAGCTAAAGAAGAAGCCACAGTATATCATCGGGACACCGGGAAGGATTCTTGAGCTTTACAAAAATAAAAAGCTCAAGCTTCATGAGGTGAAGACGATTATAGTGGATGAAGCAGATGTCGTTTATGATATGGAATTAATGGACGAGGTTCAGAATATTGTCAAAGGGACGATGAAAGACCGCCAGCTTGTTTTTGTGTCAGCGACCATTTCAAAAAAATCGGAAGAGCTCGCTAAGGAATGGATGAATGAGCCTCTTTTCATAAAGGTTGAAAGGGATTCATCTGCTGCAAAAAAAGTGCAGAATCTTTACCTGATTTCTGAAAGACGTGATAAAATAGATAATCTCAGGCGGATTATTCGACACCATTCGAACATGAAGGCTATCGTGTTTTTTGGTGATAGCATGCGTCTTGAAGAGATTGCTGCAAAAATGGCTTACCGAGGCATTACCGTAGGGGTGATCTCTGGACAAGCATCCAAACAAGAGCGGCAAAAAGTGATGAGAGAATTCCGTGCAAGTGATCATGCATTGCTTCTTTCAACAGATCTAGCTGCGCGTGGATTGGATATTAGCGGACTTACACACGTTATACATTTTGACCTAGCAGATTCAGAAAAACAATACATTCACCGGTCAGGAAGAACAGGCAGGATGGGCCAAGAGGGAACCATCATTTCTCTAGTGACCGAAAGAGAAGAGAACGTGCTCGTAAAATGGGCGAAGAAGATGGACACCGACCCTCAAAAAATGGTCTTTAAAAGAGATCATCTTGTCCCGCAGTCGCATAGTACACAGCAAAAAACGGACAAAAAAAGGCCGCCCAAAAAGTCAGCGCCCCAGCGAACTCAAAATTTTACAAAAAAGAAGGGGAAATAA
- a CDS encoding peptide MFS transporter produces the protein MEATVKVEQDIQLQTKKKHPPGLYLLFFTEMWERFSYYGMRAILVLYLTKSLISGGLGISDSVAMSIYGFFTGAVYFTPMIGGYLTDRFLGKRLAITIGGVTMAIGNLVLFANQSKPAFFAGLALLIIGNGFFKPNISTLVGDLYSKNDARKDAAFTIFYMGINIGAFFSPLIVGFLAEDFFKTTVNGVEHFGFKFGFLAAAIGMIIGQLLFNFLGNKFLGDIGKKPVGVAQNTVSDNVKKKPLTKVEKNRVKVIVILTFFVIFFMAGFEQAGSSLTLYTDKFIDRTVFGWTVPTSWFQSLNPLFIVIFAPIISILWVKLSKSKRGDLPTPTKMAIGMMLLGAGFAVLVPALIQTGTGDSSAVKANMIFMVLTYFLHTIGELCLQPVGLSMTSKLAPVKLASLMMGVWLAGSGFANILAGQLASTTESLGYFEVFMIIGGVTIFLGLILLSLSKKLVKMASE, from the coding sequence ATGGAAGCAACTGTAAAAGTGGAGCAGGACATTCAGCTCCAAACAAAAAAGAAACATCCACCTGGATTATACTTGCTCTTCTTCACTGAAATGTGGGAGAGGTTCAGCTATTATGGCATGAGAGCCATTCTTGTCCTTTACTTGACTAAATCGCTGATCAGCGGTGGTCTAGGTATAAGTGATAGCGTGGCCATGAGTATTTATGGCTTCTTCACCGGTGCTGTATACTTCACACCAATGATAGGCGGATATTTAACAGACCGATTCCTCGGCAAAAGACTTGCGATTACCATAGGCGGTGTCACAATGGCGATTGGTAACCTGGTATTGTTTGCCAATCAGAGTAAACCTGCATTCTTCGCTGGACTGGCATTGTTGATCATCGGAAACGGCTTCTTTAAACCAAACATTTCTACGCTTGTTGGTGATCTATACTCTAAAAATGATGCCCGTAAAGATGCTGCGTTCACTATTTTCTATATGGGAATCAACATTGGTGCATTTTTCTCTCCACTCATTGTAGGATTCCTTGCTGAAGACTTCTTTAAAACAACAGTTAATGGTGTAGAGCATTTCGGATTTAAATTTGGATTCTTGGCGGCGGCCATCGGAATGATTATCGGCCAGCTCCTGTTCAACTTTCTTGGAAACAAATTCTTAGGCGACATCGGCAAAAAGCCGGTTGGAGTTGCTCAAAATACTGTCAGCGATAATGTGAAAAAGAAACCTCTTACTAAAGTGGAGAAAAACAGAGTGAAAGTTATCGTGATTCTGACGTTCTTTGTTATCTTCTTCATGGCAGGTTTTGAACAAGCAGGAAGCTCGTTAACCCTTTATACGGACAAGTTCATTGACCGTACAGTATTTGGATGGACGGTCCCAACTTCTTGGTTCCAGTCACTTAACCCATTGTTTATCGTAATCTTTGCTCCAATCATCTCTATCTTATGGGTTAAATTATCAAAATCAAAACGTGGAGACCTGCCAACTCCTACGAAAATGGCAATTGGTATGATGCTGCTTGGTGCTGGTTTTGCTGTTCTTGTTCCTGCTCTTATTCAAACAGGAACCGGCGATTCTTCAGCAGTTAAAGCAAACATGATCTTCATGGTACTGACTTATTTCCTCCATACGATCGGTGAGCTTTGCTTACAGCCGGTTGGTTTGTCCATGACCAGTAAACTCGCTCCAGTTAAATTGGCTTCCCTTATGATGGGTGTCTGGCTTGCCGGATCTGGTTTTGCCAACATCCTTGCCGGACAATTGGCTTCTACTACTGAATCATTAGGATACTTTGAAGTATTCATGATCATCGGCGGAGTTACCATCTTCCTTGGTCTTATACTCCTAAGCCTTTCTAAAAAACTTGTGAAAATGGCATCTGAATAA